The following coding sequences lie in one Tichowtungia aerotolerans genomic window:
- a CDS encoding uroporphyrinogen decarboxylase family protein produces MNSRERVERAISFEIPDRVPFNFWMDRLRMDELNAKYGEDFRVRHFGADVVEAMSMVPFPSGRFEKRCGTPWMVESLFKDWSETPDIELPDPNDPALTANCEAMLKKYPDKAVIANVPNVLTHVEMMISQADFYMDLMDEPERVDVFFHRMSDIMAVLAERLCTLDITALYVMDDVAANSGLLMSPAQLREHILPHWKKVIDVAHAAGKPIFFHTDGKVKELYDLFADELNVRMLNPLQPDLQDVGAFADEYKGRTGIYGGLYTGRIHMMSPEKIRAHVFDLFEQAGPGGGLIASSHDLDISTTEEQLDALVGAIKECTY; encoded by the coding sequence ATGAATTCACGGGAACGTGTAGAGCGTGCAATTAGTTTTGAAATCCCGGACCGGGTGCCGTTCAACTTCTGGATGGACCGCCTCCGGATGGATGAGCTGAATGCCAAATACGGCGAGGACTTCCGCGTGAGGCATTTCGGTGCGGATGTGGTCGAAGCGATGAGTATGGTGCCGTTTCCCTCCGGCCGTTTTGAGAAACGGTGCGGTACGCCGTGGATGGTTGAGTCGCTTTTCAAAGATTGGAGTGAAACGCCGGATATCGAGCTGCCCGATCCGAACGATCCGGCCCTGACGGCGAACTGTGAGGCGATGCTGAAAAAATATCCGGACAAGGCCGTCATTGCCAACGTGCCCAATGTGCTGACGCATGTGGAAATGATGATCTCGCAGGCTGATTTTTACATGGATCTGATGGACGAGCCGGAACGGGTGGACGTCTTCTTTCACCGCATGTCGGATATTATGGCCGTGTTGGCGGAGCGGCTCTGCACACTGGATATCACTGCGCTTTATGTGATGGACGATGTGGCGGCAAACAGCGGGCTTCTGATGTCGCCTGCACAGCTGCGCGAACACATCCTCCCGCACTGGAAAAAAGTTATTGATGTTGCCCATGCTGCCGGCAAGCCGATTTTCTTTCATACCGACGGCAAGGTGAAAGAGCTTTATGATCTGTTTGCCGATGAGCTGAATGTCCGTATGCTCAATCCGCTGCAGCCTGACCTGCAGGATGTCGGCGCGTTCGCCGATGAATACAAAGGCCGCACCGGGATCTACGGGGGGCTCTATACCGGCCGCATTCACATGATGAGTCCTGAAAAAATCCGCGCCCATGTTTTTGATCTTTTTGAACAGGCCGGGCCGGGCGGCGGACTGATTGCCTCTTCGCATGATCTGGATATTTCAACCACAGAAGAACAGCTCGACGCGCTTGTCGGAGCCATAAAGGAGTGTACGTATTAA
- a CDS encoding sulfatase family protein has translation MKINFATAVGAAAVSMAVADQKPNVIVIYTDDHGWADMSIQGQLDDVKTPNIDQLARDGVLCNDGYSTAPQCCPSRAGVMTGRYQQRFGMQQNGMGPLPLDEVTLADRMKAAGYRTGMIGKWHLEPFWIDSAWVKENLGVENATAKTHLPFEKILPYYPQNRGFDEFFKGELNRYWINYGLDGEDRSPEGEWQNVEGYRLEIQTDAALSFIERNQKNPFFLYLAYFAPHVPLEATQKYLDRFPGEMPERRRYALAMISAMDDGIGLIRERLEKLGLENDTLIFFIADNGAPLKMHMEDIPISFKGGAWDGSRNDPWVGEKGMVMEGGVHVPYIFAWPGTVPSGQICNDPVSTLDVAPTMLAAAGQPIPEELDGINLLPHLGTSNQSFPDRNLFWRFWEQGAVRRGDWKYMTLTDGREMLYNLSTQEHENKNLLSQYPEKADQLRKVWKKWSEELKPAGFRSCPLNDAEQQWFEFYLNESTPPAAKSAPVSAGPLPAMYAAMDTTRDDMLTKEEFVEGRTVREKPLLMKKFNLTEEEYQAQREGYRGNYRADFKTKDVNADGVLNADELR, from the coding sequence ATGAAAATCAACTTTGCAACTGCAGTTGGCGCAGCTGCGGTATCAATGGCTGTTGCGGATCAAAAGCCTAACGTCATCGTTATTTACACCGATGATCATGGATGGGCGGACATGAGTATTCAGGGGCAGCTCGACGATGTGAAAACCCCGAACATCGATCAGCTGGCTCGTGACGGCGTGCTGTGCAATGACGGGTATTCCACCGCGCCGCAGTGCTGCCCGTCGCGCGCCGGAGTCATGACCGGCCGCTACCAGCAGCGCTTCGGCATGCAGCAGAACGGCATGGGGCCGCTTCCGCTCGATGAAGTGACGCTGGCCGATCGCATGAAAGCCGCCGGCTACCGCACCGGCATGATCGGCAAGTGGCACCTGGAACCGTTCTGGATCGATTCGGCTTGGGTGAAAGAAAATCTCGGCGTCGAAAATGCGACGGCAAAGACACATCTTCCGTTTGAAAAGATTCTGCCGTACTATCCGCAGAACCGCGGTTTCGATGAGTTTTTCAAAGGTGAGCTTAACCGTTACTGGATTAACTATGGTCTCGATGGCGAAGACCGCAGTCCGGAGGGAGAATGGCAGAATGTGGAGGGCTATCGTTTGGAGATCCAGACCGATGCGGCGCTGTCCTTTATCGAGCGCAATCAAAAGAATCCGTTCTTCCTTTACCTCGCCTATTTCGCGCCGCATGTGCCGCTGGAGGCCACACAGAAATATCTGGACCGCTTCCCCGGTGAAATGCCGGAGCGCCGCCGTTATGCGCTGGCGATGATTTCCGCGATGGATGACGGTATCGGGCTGATTCGCGAGCGTCTTGAAAAGCTCGGGCTTGAAAACGATACGCTGATCTTCTTTATCGCTGACAATGGTGCACCGCTGAAAATGCATATGGAGGACATTCCGATCAGTTTCAAAGGCGGTGCGTGGGACGGCTCGCGTAATGATCCGTGGGTTGGTGAAAAGGGAATGGTCATGGAAGGCGGAGTTCATGTGCCGTACATCTTTGCGTGGCCCGGCACAGTTCCTTCAGGACAGATTTGCAACGATCCGGTCAGTACGCTCGATGTGGCGCCGACAATGCTGGCTGCAGCCGGCCAGCCGATCCCCGAGGAGCTGGATGGCATCAACCTTCTGCCTCATTTAGGCACATCGAATCAATCCTTCCCGGACCGCAATCTGTTCTGGCGATTCTGGGAGCAGGGGGCGGTTCGCCGCGGCGACTGGAAATATATGACGCTGACCGACGGGCGCGAAATGCTCTACAACCTGTCCACGCAGGAGCATGAAAATAAAAACCTGCTTTCGCAGTATCCGGAAAAAGCGGACCAGCTGCGCAAGGTGTGGAAAAAATGGTCGGAGGAATTAAAGCCGGCCGGGTTCCGTTCCTGTCCGCTCAATGATGCAGAGCAGCAGTGGTTTGAGTTTTATTTGAATGAGTCAACGCCGCCTGCTGCAAAATCCGCTCCGGTATCAGCCGGGCCGTTGCCGGCGATGTATGCCGCCATGGACACAACCCGTGATGACATGCTCACCAAAGAGGAGTTTGTCGAGGGCCGCACCGTGAGAGAAAAACCGCTTCTAATGAAAAAGTTTAATCTGACGGAAGAAGAATATCAGGCGCAGCGCGAGGGGTATCGCGGAAATTATCGGGCGGATTTTAAAACAAAGGATGTAAACGCAGATGGCGTTCTGAATGCGGACGAATTGCGATGA
- a CDS encoding sulfatase — translation MNDWEIELNYETHKKTEMESSAFLSRGSCISWFMKILFVGAVFSGHAFARQPNVLFIVVDDLGWKDTGCYGSTFYETPNVDRLAATGMRFTDAYSANPLCCPTRSSIMTGCYPVRTGFTAASGHVAGEHKHQESTSASPDQRAAGPSSINYLPPEYYTLGEAMKDAGYATAFLGKWHMGHPPYTPENNGFDFVVGGRAHPGPPGLDGTRKFFPPWDKTGTLPENPPSDLHIDDYLGTRAVEFINGHKDEPFFMCFWLYDVHAPFQSKPEYVEKWKKRADPDNPQHCPTMAAMVEVMDDNVGRVLDALEANGIEDDTIVIFTSDNGGNMYDVADETTPTNNEPLRSGKGNNYEGGVRIPLIVRWPGQTEPGSVNHSVISTVDHYPSILEMTGQGLRPDDHKDGVSYVSALESKPFDRGPTICDFTHFVPATMNVPNTWIRSGDWKLLKFWFDGADQQTRYELYNLKDDIGETKDLTAQYPEKVQAMAAVLDSYYKTTGSLQPNPNKAYNGRTVGVWSATGQGRVFAKDGALVMKAAQPQFDVRTRVTPSLVNSAWIEFDARSEKSNIIRVQWTSHGAPEFGAPERNADKTLSNDWKTFRVKMDFPSRIKDVRFVLSNAGDAAELRNVRLLTPDGSLITPYEFY, via the coding sequence ATGAACGATTGGGAAATAGAGTTGAATTACGAAACACACAAAAAAACCGAAATGGAATCCTCCGCTTTTCTGTCGCGTGGTTCATGTATTTCATGGTTCATGAAAATACTGTTCGTTGGTGCCGTTTTCTCAGGACATGCTTTTGCGCGACAGCCGAACGTGTTGTTTATTGTGGTGGATGATCTCGGCTGGAAAGATACCGGATGCTACGGCAGCACGTTCTATGAAACGCCGAATGTCGACCGGTTGGCTGCGACCGGCATGCGCTTCACCGATGCCTATTCGGCCAATCCGCTTTGCTGTCCGACGCGATCAAGCATTATGACCGGCTGCTATCCGGTTCGTACCGGCTTTACCGCGGCCTCCGGTCACGTTGCCGGCGAACACAAACACCAGGAATCGACCAGCGCATCACCCGATCAGCGTGCGGCGGGCCCGTCATCGATCAACTACCTTCCGCCCGAATATTACACGCTCGGCGAAGCCATGAAGGATGCCGGCTATGCCACGGCGTTTCTCGGCAAATGGCATATGGGGCATCCGCCATATACACCGGAAAACAACGGGTTTGATTTTGTTGTTGGCGGGCGTGCCCATCCCGGACCGCCGGGATTGGATGGAACCCGTAAATTTTTCCCGCCGTGGGATAAAACGGGAACACTTCCTGAAAATCCCCCGTCCGATCTGCATATCGATGATTATCTCGGAACTCGTGCTGTGGAGTTTATCAACGGGCATAAAGACGAACCGTTTTTCATGTGCTTCTGGCTCTACGATGTTCATGCGCCGTTCCAGTCCAAACCGGAATATGTAGAGAAATGGAAGAAACGGGCTGATCCCGATAATCCACAACACTGCCCGACGATGGCTGCGATGGTTGAAGTGATGGATGACAATGTCGGTCGCGTGCTTGACGCTCTTGAAGCCAACGGTATTGAAGACGATACGATTGTGATTTTCACCTCTGACAACGGCGGCAATATGTACGACGTGGCCGATGAAACCACGCCGACCAATAATGAACCGCTTCGTTCCGGAAAGGGCAATAATTACGAAGGCGGCGTCCGCATTCCGTTGATTGTCCGCTGGCCCGGACAGACAGAGCCGGGGTCGGTCAATCATTCGGTTATCTCAACCGTCGATCATTATCCGTCCATTCTGGAAATGACCGGGCAGGGATTGCGTCCGGATGATCACAAAGACGGCGTCAGCTATGTATCTGCTCTGGAAAGTAAACCGTTTGACCGCGGACCGACGATCTGCGATTTCACCCATTTCGTTCCTGCTACCATGAACGTTCCCAACACATGGATTCGTTCCGGAGATTGGAAGCTGCTGAAGTTCTGGTTTGACGGTGCTGACCAGCAGACCCGCTATGAGCTTTACAATCTCAAGGATGACATCGGGGAAACGAAGGATTTGACCGCGCAGTATCCGGAAAAAGTCCAGGCCATGGCCGCTGTGCTCGACAGCTACTATAAAACGACCGGGTCGCTGCAGCCGAATCCCAACAAGGCGTATAACGGCCGAACCGTCGGCGTCTGGTCGGCGACCGGCCAGGGACGAGTTTTTGCAAAAGACGGAGCGCTGGTGATGAAAGCTGCTCAGCCGCAGTTCGATGTGCGTACTCGAGTGACACCCAGTCTGGTGAACAGCGCATGGATCGAATTTGATGCGCGTTCCGAAAAGAGCAACATCATTCGTGTCCAGTGGACATCACACGGAGCCCCGGAGTTTGGTGCGCCGGAAAGAAATGCTGACAAGACTCTTTCCAATGATTGGAAAACCTTTCGCGTGAAAATGGATTTCCCGAGTCGCATTAAGGACGTTCGTTTTGTGCTTTCGAACGCCGGCGATGCGGCCGAACTGCGTAACGTCCGTCTGCTGACTCCGGATGGATCGTTAATTACACCATATGAATTTTATTAA
- a CDS encoding sulfatase family protein — MKRMVKAGLVCMAALGARADKQPNFVLLLTDDQSYHLGMLGVPGLKTPNIDALAKQGTFFTKAYSSAASCAPCRGSILTGMFPSANGHWRNTVGPILSDPDVQFSRQSKKADQVGVHEDIPTLIEVLNKNEYFTGITEKWHLSPPWKFPFLYRNMANLKPFGSAAAVADFIKKAGGRPFFIQCNVDNTHRPYRKHIQINPDLPRVNPADVELPPHWPDTPKTRQDYAEYLTTVQHADAVIGAIFQTLEKAGVLENTYIIYSSDQGYCYHRAKATAYDAGVHVPLSITGPGVQSNAVCDALVGHIDLMPTILDYAGIQIPETVQGFSLKPVLEGRMDDVGRKYLISEHNAHGGNPVEYYPTRSVTDGRFRYIWNIHYAHVPDFDIDSMVTDPNFRKVPHQPAWMPWDALPSDIWQNNACEEIILHKEEFPEAYRLLKESMFRPEFELYDLEKDPYETKNLAANPEYASLVKRMDKALHTWMDEEGDIGDPRSVKRRAQ, encoded by the coding sequence ATGAAACGAATGGTTAAAGCCGGGCTGGTTTGCATGGCCGCTTTGGGTGCCAGGGCGGATAAGCAGCCTAATTTTGTACTGCTGCTGACGGATGATCAGTCGTATCACCTCGGGATGCTGGGCGTACCGGGATTGAAAACGCCGAATATTGATGCACTGGCCAAACAGGGCACCTTTTTCACCAAAGCCTATTCGTCGGCTGCGTCGTGTGCGCCGTGTCGCGGATCGATCCTGACCGGCATGTTTCCGTCTGCCAACGGACACTGGCGCAATACGGTTGGGCCGATTCTTTCCGATCCGGATGTCCAGTTTTCGCGGCAGTCGAAGAAGGCCGATCAGGTCGGCGTGCATGAAGATATTCCAACTCTGATCGAAGTGCTGAATAAAAACGAATATTTTACCGGCATTACGGAAAAATGGCACCTCAGTCCGCCATGGAAGTTTCCATTTCTCTATCGCAATATGGCCAACCTGAAACCGTTCGGCAGTGCGGCTGCGGTCGCAGATTTCATCAAGAAAGCTGGCGGCCGTCCGTTTTTTATCCAGTGTAATGTGGACAATACGCACCGGCCGTATCGCAAGCATATCCAGATTAATCCGGATCTTCCACGCGTGAATCCGGCAGATGTCGAACTGCCGCCGCACTGGCCCGACACTCCGAAGACGAGGCAGGATTATGCGGAATATCTCACGACGGTTCAGCACGCCGATGCGGTGATCGGCGCAATTTTCCAAACATTGGAAAAAGCCGGAGTGCTGGAGAATACCTACATTATTTACTCATCGGACCAGGGGTACTGCTATCACCGAGCCAAAGCCACAGCATATGATGCAGGAGTCCATGTGCCGCTTTCGATTACCGGACCGGGAGTTCAGTCGAATGCTGTTTGCGACGCACTGGTCGGGCATATTGACCTGATGCCAACTATTCTGGACTATGCCGGAATCCAGATTCCAGAGACCGTTCAGGGATTTTCCCTGAAACCGGTGCTCGAAGGCCGGATGGACGATGTAGGGCGTAAATATCTTATTTCCGAGCATAACGCTCATGGCGGAAATCCGGTTGAATACTATCCGACTCGCAGTGTCACGGACGGGCGTTTCCGTTATATCTGGAACATTCATTACGCGCATGTTCCTGACTTCGATATTGATTCGATGGTCACCGACCCGAACTTCCGCAAGGTTCCGCATCAACCCGCATGGATGCCGTGGGATGCTCTGCCGAGTGATATCTGGCAGAACAACGCCTGCGAAGAGATCATTCTTCACAAAGAGGAATTTCCGGAGGCCTATCGTCTTTTGAAAGAGAGCATGTTCCGCCCGGAATTCGAACTCTACGATTTGGAAAAAGATCCATATGAAACCAAAAATCTGGCTGCAAATCCGGAATATGCATCGCTTGTTAAGCGCATGGATAAAGCGTTGCATACCTGGATGGACGAAGAGGGTGATATCGGTGATCCGCGCAGTGTGAAAAGGAGAGCGCAATGA
- a CDS encoding MFS transporter: MMQKHSVHKAVPKDRVPMSVRIGWGCGGVADNFIMNVLNMIFLVLYVQYFKMPPVLAGAALAIPRFVDAVTDPMIGNLSDNTRSRWGRRRPYMMAGAILSAVLLPLFWLPPSGAENPVWYQNPAFIFATVLGVVFAVTYTLFVVPYTALGYELTPDYDEKTRVLAWRMYIGLLASLTVPWAYKLCQLDTFPNEAVGAVWVSIGFGIVIIITGLIPVLVCREREDVQKQETSPFLQATKATLTNKAFLVLLVAYIIIIVGLFSAANLGAFVNIYYICGGNKDFGGLLVAVAGSLGAIISYFSMFLVTAVSVRTGKKTGMILGLILALLGVIGAWFAMDPRWPLAQLLTTVVACMGLQGCWLMVSSMVADICDEDELKTGLRREGMFGAINGFALKAALSFTALIGGWLLSYSGFDAEQIDQFEARTIAEVIEPARELNLGGAAFEKAGRRFVEISDDKSSMEGSKWTSLWRLLKGEKVFFRWYDFEDAVNTMLAGIPAAQTPELKAYVETVQDGFLTDFAEQKRVALLMKKLVIGFQAAGLMIAIIIFAFYPITRERAEETRRKLDERKSHETNG; the protein is encoded by the coding sequence ATGATGCAGAAGCATTCTGTGCATAAAGCGGTGCCTAAAGACCGGGTGCCGATGTCTGTTCGTATCGGATGGGGTTGCGGCGGTGTCGCGGATAACTTCATCATGAATGTGCTGAACATGATCTTTCTGGTTCTTTACGTTCAGTATTTCAAGATGCCGCCGGTCCTCGCCGGCGCGGCGCTGGCCATTCCGCGTTTTGTCGATGCGGTCACCGATCCAATGATTGGAAACCTGTCCGACAATACCCGCAGCCGCTGGGGGCGTCGCCGGCCCTACATGATGGCGGGTGCAATTCTTTCCGCCGTTTTGCTGCCGTTGTTCTGGCTGCCGCCATCCGGTGCAGAAAATCCGGTCTGGTATCAGAATCCGGCATTTATCTTTGCCACTGTGCTTGGCGTTGTGTTTGCCGTCACCTATACGCTGTTTGTGGTTCCCTATACGGCGCTCGGCTATGAACTGACACCGGATTATGATGAAAAGACCCGGGTGCTGGCCTGGCGCATGTATATCGGGCTGCTGGCGAGCCTGACCGTTCCGTGGGCCTATAAACTCTGTCAGCTCGATACGTTTCCCAACGAAGCGGTCGGTGCGGTCTGGGTTTCCATTGGTTTCGGAATTGTCATTATTATTACCGGCCTGATTCCTGTTCTGGTCTGCCGCGAGCGGGAAGATGTTCAGAAGCAGGAGACGTCGCCGTTTCTGCAGGCAACGAAGGCCACGCTGACCAACAAGGCGTTTCTGGTGCTGCTGGTTGCTTATATCATTATTATTGTCGGTCTTTTTTCCGCGGCTAACCTCGGTGCATTTGTAAACATCTATTACATCTGCGGCGGCAACAAAGATTTCGGCGGGCTGCTGGTTGCTGTGGCCGGATCGCTTGGCGCGATTATTTCCTATTTCAGTATGTTTCTGGTGACTGCTGTTTCTGTCCGTACCGGCAAAAAAACCGGGATGATTCTCGGGCTGATCCTTGCTTTGCTTGGCGTGATCGGTGCGTGGTTTGCGATGGATCCGCGCTGGCCGCTGGCTCAGCTGCTGACGACGGTTGTCGCCTGCATGGGGCTTCAGGGTTGCTGGCTGATGGTCTCCTCCATGGTGGCCGACATCTGTGATGAAGATGAGCTGAAGACCGGTCTGCGGCGTGAAGGAATGTTCGGAGCCATTAATGGCTTTGCTCTGAAAGCAGCTCTTTCGTTTACCGCTCTGATCGGTGGATGGCTGCTGTCCTATTCCGGCTTTGATGCGGAGCAGATTGATCAGTTCGAAGCGCGTACCATTGCCGAAGTCATTGAGCCGGCCCGCGAGCTGAACCTCGGCGGTGCAGCGTTCGAAAAAGCCGGTCGGCGCTTTGTTGAAATTTCCGATGACAAGTCGAGTATGGAGGGCAGTAAATGGACGTCTTTGTGGCGGCTGCTCAAGGGAGAAAAGGTGTTCTTTCGCTGGTATGATTTTGAAGACGCTGTGAACACCATGCTTGCCGGGATTCCGGCAGCGCAAACTCCGGAACTGAAGGCTTATGTCGAGACTGTGCAGGACGGATTCCTGACTGACTTTGCGGAACAGAAGCGTGTGGCGCTGCTGATGAAAAAACTGGTGATCGGGTTTCAGGCGGCCGGTCTGATGATAGCGATCATAATCTTTGCGTTTTATCCGATCACCCGGGAACGCGCCGAGGAAACGCGTCGGAAACTCGATGAAAGGAAGAGTCATGAAACGAATGGTTAA
- a CDS encoding alpha-L-rhamnosidase: MSLKERSFEKWENDWIRLRWGDGAPLLRMDFDVCGAVRAATIHATALGVFELRLNGDSVDDIHLPPGWTDYRKRVYVHSFDVSDRIVPGKNVLGALVAPGWFAGFFGPFGDRGYYGHDAWFSCELVLEYEDGTFETIRTSPEWKGALGPISQADLLMGETYDSRKEISGWDTPDFDGSKWKPVSVLREGDERLPESIEPYPGEPIRTIAELPAQSVSEPSPGVFVFDLGQNMVGVARLKIDVPAGTEIVLRHGEMLNDDGSVYTENLRSAKAIDRYIASGGEEIWQPRFTFHGFRYVQVEGLPAGCDPALDTICGVVWMSGLKETASFECSSEKVNRLFSNIQWGFRGNYLDVPTDCPQRDERLGWTGDTQMFIRSATYLADVQSFFKKWLVDLHDAQHPDGGYPDVAPFMGRLGYASAAWADAGIICPYVLWQAYGDTEFIRPWWSQMKNFMALICTDENRHNGPNAQSFGDWLHFNSETPTRLIGLAYRAYDARLMSEMAAAIGEENDRIFFEAEAEKSRDLFRCEFFQGSEIAVKTQTACALAIAMDLLDGEDLEKTKDCLFQGLEEHNVYLTTGFVGTGYLCPALTKAGRCDLAVQLLLNEGHPSWLYEVNNGATTIWERWNSWTEEGGFGDVGMNSFNHYAFGAVCEWMFESLAGIRPASPGFQTLEIVPCFTDRLDYVKASYDSVQGRISNQWKKTSSGWTMELETPVPATVILPNGTSQVEKGRHIFEVPA; the protein is encoded by the coding sequence ATGAGTTTGAAAGAGAGATCGTTTGAGAAGTGGGAAAATGACTGGATTCGTCTTCGGTGGGGAGATGGTGCTCCTCTGCTGAGAATGGACTTTGATGTGTGTGGGGCGGTTCGTGCGGCAACTATTCATGCAACCGCCTTGGGGGTTTTTGAACTGCGCCTGAATGGAGATTCCGTTGATGATATTCATCTGCCGCCGGGCTGGACGGATTACCGCAAGCGGGTTTATGTCCACTCGTTTGATGTTTCAGACCGCATTGTTCCCGGGAAAAATGTGCTGGGTGCGTTGGTGGCGCCGGGCTGGTTCGCCGGATTTTTCGGGCCGTTTGGCGACCGGGGCTACTATGGGCATGATGCGTGGTTTTCCTGTGAGCTGGTGCTGGAATATGAAGATGGAACGTTTGAAACCATTCGAACGAGCCCGGAATGGAAAGGGGCTTTGGGTCCGATTTCGCAGGCGGACCTGCTCATGGGAGAAACATATGATTCCCGAAAAGAGATTTCCGGATGGGATACTCCGGATTTTGATGGTTCTAAGTGGAAACCTGTGAGTGTTCTTCGCGAAGGCGACGAGCGCCTTCCGGAATCCATTGAGCCGTATCCCGGGGAGCCGATTCGAACTATTGCGGAGCTTCCGGCGCAAAGCGTCAGCGAGCCGAGCCCCGGTGTGTTTGTTTTTGATCTCGGCCAGAATATGGTTGGCGTTGCTCGACTTAAAATCGATGTGCCCGCCGGGACAGAGATTGTTTTGCGCCATGGTGAAATGCTTAACGACGACGGAAGCGTCTATACGGAAAATCTGCGCTCTGCCAAAGCGATTGATCGCTATATCGCCAGCGGCGGCGAGGAAATCTGGCAGCCGCGCTTCACCTTCCACGGGTTTCGGTATGTTCAGGTTGAAGGCCTTCCGGCCGGGTGCGATCCGGCACTTGACACGATCTGCGGTGTGGTCTGGATGTCCGGCCTGAAGGAAACCGCATCGTTTGAATGTTCCAGCGAAAAAGTCAACCGTCTGTTCAGCAATATTCAATGGGGCTTCCGTGGCAACTATCTTGACGTGCCGACCGACTGTCCGCAGCGCGACGAGCGTCTGGGCTGGACCGGCGACACGCAGATGTTTATCCGTTCGGCCACCTATCTGGCTGATGTGCAGTCGTTCTTTAAAAAATGGCTGGTGGACCTGCACGATGCCCAGCACCCGGACGGCGGCTATCCGGATGTGGCTCCGTTCATGGGGCGCCTTGGCTATGCCAGTGCGGCATGGGCCGATGCCGGCATTATCTGCCCGTATGTTCTCTGGCAGGCCTACGGCGATACGGAATTTATTCGGCCCTGGTGGTCGCAGATGAAAAACTTCATGGCACTGATCTGTACCGATGAAAACCGTCATAACGGACCGAATGCCCAGTCATTCGGCGATTGGCTTCATTTTAATTCAGAAACACCGACCCGTCTGATCGGGCTGGCGTACCGCGCTTATGACGCCCGCCTGATGTCTGAAATGGCCGCAGCCATCGGTGAAGAGAACGACCGAATCTTCTTCGAGGCAGAAGCCGAAAAGAGCCGGGATCTGTTCCGCTGTGAATTTTTCCAAGGTTCGGAAATTGCGGTTAAAACCCAGACCGCCTGTGCGCTCGCGATTGCCATGGACCTGCTCGACGGTGAGGATCTGGAAAAAACAAAGGACTGTCTTTTTCAGGGTCTGGAAGAACACAACGTTTATCTGACGACCGGGTTTGTCGGTACCGGTTATCTTTGTCCGGCGCTCACCAAAGCGGGCCGCTGTGATTTGGCAGTTCAGCTCCTCTTGAATGAAGGCCATCCGTCATGGCTTTACGAAGTCAACAATGGAGCCACCACGATTTGGGAACGCTGGAACAGCTGGACGGAAGAAGGCGGCTTCGGTGATGTCGGCATGAACTCTTTCAATCACTACGCATTTGGAGCTGTCTGCGAATGGATGTTTGAATCGCTGGCGGGAATACGGCCTGCATCGCCCGGTTTCCAAACCTTGGAGATTGTACCGTGTTTCACCGATCGGCTGGACTATGTAAAAGCCTCGTACGATTCTGTTCAGGGCCGGATTTCCAATCAATGGAAAAAAACATCCAGTGGCTGGACCATGGAGCTCGAGACTCCTGTGCCGGCCACCGTGATTCTGCCGAACGGAACGAGTCAGGTCGAAAAGGGCCGGCATATTTTTGAGGTGCCGGCATGA